A genome region from Vicinamibacterales bacterium includes the following:
- the fdhE gene encoding formate dehydrogenase accessory protein FdhE: MPTSVEWGGPLWQARRNRAVTLQTARPHAADLLDSYLGVLDCQEPVYKTSRDARWPDLYNSESNTPPRLSLERLPYESLAQPFSEFVHEVKKIMPEALTQAARALDTGNLTVNAEVLQKTALQQPFSASIQSLQLDVTALQFFGRAFLEPIVESMAHHQDRPLHQAAATVCPLCNWPPQFATLQDETEIQGRRSLVCALCSVAWSFPRTVCIKCGEANAENLHYHVADSLPYMRVEACNSCYTYIKVADLRTEGLLAPVVDELASVELDLWCKEQGLTKFQPNLLGM, encoded by the coding sequence ATGCCGACTAGCGTTGAATGGGGTGGCCCGTTGTGGCAAGCCCGCCGCAATCGTGCGGTAACTCTTCAAACCGCACGCCCCCACGCTGCAGACTTACTTGACAGCTATCTCGGAGTGCTCGACTGCCAGGAACCAGTGTATAAGACCTCAAGGGACGCCCGTTGGCCCGATCTGTATAACTCCGAAAGCAACACACCGCCGAGACTGAGCTTGGAGCGACTCCCCTATGAATCACTCGCGCAACCTTTTAGTGAATTCGTTCACGAGGTCAAGAAAATCATGCCGGAAGCGTTAACCCAAGCCGCCAGGGCACTCGACACAGGCAACCTTACCGTGAACGCTGAAGTCTTGCAGAAGACCGCCCTGCAGCAACCTTTCAGCGCTAGTATTCAAAGTCTCCAGCTCGATGTGACGGCGCTGCAATTCTTTGGCCGTGCATTTCTCGAGCCGATCGTTGAATCCATGGCCCACCACCAGGATAGGCCTCTACACCAAGCAGCTGCGACTGTCTGCCCCCTGTGCAACTGGCCGCCACAGTTTGCTACCCTTCAAGACGAAACGGAAATCCAGGGACGTCGCTCACTGGTTTGCGCCCTGTGCTCAGTCGCGTGGTCATTCCCACGAACGGTCTGTATCAAATGCGGAGAGGCTAACGCAGAGAATCTCCATTATCACGTAGCCGATAGCCTGCCCTACATGCGGGTCGAGGCCTGCAACTCATGTTATACCTACATCAAAGTCGCCGACCTACGCACAGAGGGCCTTCTGGCCCCTGTCGTCGATGAGCTCGCATCAGTTGAACTCGATCTCTGGTGCAAGGAGCAAGGACTCACCAAGTTCCAACCCAATCTCCTTGGAATGTAG
- a CDS encoding class I SAM-dependent methyltransferase, with product MDLRTKKKWDRASSSLNLFQSYGAERRWAPVKQEFFRAMQGKVLFVGVGTGLDIPSFPPNRDIIGIDISDRMLARATSKASMYRGRLELRQLDVHDIDFAPGTFDQVFTSCTFCSVPNPVRGLEVLRGVLKPGGELRMFEHTGSGYFPFNCLLHLMNPVARLIGPEISRDTVGNVVRAGFQIVRVRHAYLDVLKTIHAVSPI from the coding sequence ATGGATTTACGTACGAAGAAGAAATGGGATCGCGCTTCGTCTTCTTTAAACCTTTTTCAATCTTATGGGGCTGAACGGCGCTGGGCGCCTGTGAAGCAGGAATTCTTTCGTGCAATGCAAGGAAAGGTATTGTTTGTCGGTGTCGGCACTGGTCTTGATATTCCTAGTTTTCCCCCGAATAGAGACATCATTGGCATTGACATCAGCGATCGGATGCTAGCCAGAGCTACGTCGAAAGCTAGTATGTATCGCGGTCGATTAGAGTTGAGACAGCTTGATGTGCACGACATAGACTTTGCACCCGGCACCTTCGATCAGGTTTTCACCTCCTGTACTTTCTGCTCCGTGCCGAATCCTGTGAGAGGCCTTGAGGTGCTACGGGGAGTGCTCAAGCCGGGTGGCGAGCTGAGGATGTTCGAACACACGGGCAGTGGCTATTTTCCGTTTAACTGCTTACTGCACCTCATGAATCCGGTCGCCCGGCTCATCGGTCCAGAAATTAGCCGAGATACTGTGGGGAACGTGGTGCGCGCTGGCTTCCAAATCGTACGCGTCAGACACGCTTACCTTGATGTGCTCAAGACAATCCATGCCGTTTCACCCATCTAG
- a CDS encoding DUF6786 family protein, with protein MAATEWAWRVLSAGILFCTTACQPMADVPLSQNELTSSTEDAKSFQDDVEFLERHMELVILRRADSRAQVVVAPHWQGRVMTSTANSDNGIGYGWINEALIASGELQPHINAVGGEDRFWLGPEGGQFSIFFKNGDPFDLEHWQAPPALDTTPYEVTTRDDSQVAFTHHVTLTNYSDSRFDVRIDRAVRLVEPSGLGVAIPPSVQSVAYESENTITNVGPDTWAPDTGLLSIWILGMFKHSPKTVVIIPFRAGAEDDLGPIVNDAYFGKVPDDRLTIRDTVLFFRADGAYRSKIGLSPQRSTPVLGSYDATRQLLTVVRYDLPEGATDYVNSMWEFQDEPYAGDAVNSYNDGPPSPGAAALGPFYELETSSPAAALTPDQSLTHKHQTYHFEGAEASLEPIVQEAFGVSLNTIVTALPQ; from the coding sequence ATGGCCGCCACGGAATGGGCCTGGCGCGTCTTGTCGGCAGGGATCCTGTTTTGCACCACAGCGTGTCAACCGATGGCTGATGTTCCATTAAGCCAAAACGAGCTCACTAGTAGCACTGAAGACGCGAAGTCCTTCCAAGACGACGTTGAGTTCTTAGAGCGTCATATGGAACTCGTAATTCTGCGTCGAGCTGACAGTCGTGCGCAGGTAGTAGTAGCGCCCCACTGGCAGGGCCGTGTCATGACTAGCACCGCTAACAGTGACAACGGCATCGGTTACGGTTGGATTAACGAAGCGCTCATTGCATCTGGTGAATTGCAGCCCCACATAAATGCCGTCGGTGGCGAAGACCGATTCTGGCTCGGCCCTGAGGGCGGACAGTTTTCAATCTTTTTTAAGAACGGTGATCCATTCGACCTCGAGCACTGGCAGGCACCGCCAGCTCTCGACACTACCCCATACGAAGTCACGACACGCGATGACTCGCAAGTAGCATTCACTCATCACGTAACGCTGACAAACTATTCCGACAGCAGGTTTGACGTTCGCATCGACCGAGCCGTCCGTTTGGTGGAGCCGAGCGGTCTGGGCGTGGCAATACCACCGTCAGTCCAAAGTGTCGCCTACGAGTCAGAAAATACGATTACTAATGTTGGTCCCGATACCTGGGCACCTGACACAGGTCTGCTCTCTATCTGGATCCTTGGGATGTTCAAACACTCACCGAAGACCGTCGTCATCATACCGTTCAGGGCTGGCGCCGAGGACGATTTGGGACCGATAGTTAATGACGCCTATTTCGGCAAAGTGCCCGATGACCGGTTAACGATTAGAGATACCGTCCTGTTCTTTCGTGCCGATGGCGCCTATCGAAGTAAGATCGGACTGAGTCCGCAGCGGTCCACACCGGTACTCGGAAGCTACGACGCCACTAGACAGTTACTTACGGTTGTCCGATATGACTTACCCGAAGGCGCAACAGATTACGTCAACTCAATGTGGGAATTCCAGGATGAACCATATGCCGGTGACGCCGTTAACAGCTACAATGACGGACCGCCTTCACCAGGCGCGGCTGCGCTTGGGCCGTTCTACGAACTTGAAACCTCGTCACCCGCAGCGGCTCTCACGCCAGACCAATCACTTACTCACAAACATCAAACCTACCACTTTGAGGGCGCTGAGGCCTCACTCGAGCCGATTGTTCAAGAAGCGTTTGGAGTCAGCCTCAACACGATCGTGACTGCACTTCCGCAGTAA
- a CDS encoding sodium/proline symporter, which translates to MASTTIISVLVLYLAVLLAIGAWGAKDSKSLTGYYLAGKRLPAWIIAFSANSTGESAWLLLGLTGMGYVVGVHALWVVLGEVLGVALAWSFVALPFKRYTDRYGSITVTDYLTSRFRDSGHTFRLIGVVIIVSMVTTYMAAQLTASGKAFDAFLGTGYTGGVLLGAAVIFYYTTVGGFKAVAYSDGLQGLLMLGGLIVLPVIGVAAAGGWSAMVTALRAADPVLLEPMGTLGLSIGGVASAVSFAGIGMAFLGAPQLLTRFMAARSENEIVSGSLIAVVCIIVFDLGAVLTGMAGRVLVPGLSDPEMVLPILSADLFPALFTGLFLVVVLAAIMSTADSVLLLASSAVVRDVVQPVFRPDLDQRRLALYGKLTTVVIGLVGLGFALTETRLIFWFVLFAWSGLASAFTPVVVCSLFWSGTTRAGAITGMISGFLAAVIWVLVFKSSFYELYEMWPGFLTGFGVTIGVSLVTAPPEGAAEEHQDVWLFHG; encoded by the coding sequence ATGGCGTCCACCACCATCATTTCAGTGTTGGTCCTGTATCTGGCCGTTTTACTTGCCATTGGGGCGTGGGGAGCAAAGGATTCCAAGAGCCTCACCGGTTACTACCTAGCGGGTAAACGGTTGCCGGCTTGGATTATCGCGTTCAGCGCCAACTCTACAGGAGAGAGTGCTTGGCTACTGCTGGGACTCACGGGTATGGGATATGTAGTCGGTGTCCACGCCCTATGGGTAGTCCTAGGGGAGGTGCTTGGAGTTGCGCTTGCCTGGAGCTTCGTCGCGCTGCCGTTTAAGCGTTATACGGACCGGTACGGTTCGATCACGGTTACGGATTATCTGACATCCCGCTTTCGCGATTCGGGCCATACCTTTCGACTGATCGGTGTCGTGATTATCGTGAGCATGGTCACCACTTATATGGCTGCTCAATTAACGGCGTCTGGGAAAGCGTTTGACGCGTTTTTGGGCACGGGTTATACCGGCGGCGTGCTGCTTGGTGCAGCGGTCATCTTCTATTACACGACGGTCGGTGGATTCAAGGCTGTCGCTTACAGTGATGGACTGCAAGGGCTTTTGATGTTGGGTGGTCTAATTGTTCTGCCGGTTATCGGTGTTGCTGCGGCGGGTGGTTGGTCAGCAATGGTCACGGCACTACGCGCCGCGGACCCGGTCCTTCTTGAGCCCATGGGCACGCTCGGACTATCCATTGGTGGGGTTGCCAGTGCTGTTAGTTTCGCAGGGATCGGCATGGCTTTCTTGGGTGCACCGCAGCTATTAACCCGCTTTATGGCTGCTCGATCGGAAAATGAGATTGTCTCGGGAAGCTTGATCGCAGTTGTGTGCATTATCGTATTCGACCTTGGAGCAGTACTGACTGGAATGGCTGGCCGGGTCTTGGTGCCGGGCCTTTCGGATCCCGAAATGGTGCTCCCGATACTCAGCGCGGATCTGTTTCCAGCGCTTTTCACCGGTTTATTCTTGGTGGTGGTGCTGGCAGCCATCATGTCGACGGCGGACTCAGTCCTTCTTCTGGCGTCTTCAGCTGTGGTGCGTGATGTAGTGCAACCAGTGTTTCGACCCGACCTTGACCAAAGGCGACTGGCCTTGTACGGCAAACTCACAACGGTAGTCATCGGATTGGTCGGGCTCGGCTTTGCCCTAACGGAGACCCGACTTATTTTTTGGTTCGTACTGTTTGCTTGGTCCGGGCTTGCGTCGGCGTTTACGCCAGTCGTGGTATGCTCGCTGTTTTGGAGTGGCACCACACGCGCGGGCGCAATTACTGGAATGATTTCTGGGTTTCTTGCGGCTGTCATCTGGGTGCTTGTGTTTAAATCTAGCTTCTATGAACTGTATGAGATGTGGCCCGGCTTTCTGACCGGCTTTGGCGTCACAATTGGTGTGAGCCTTGTGACCGCACCACCGGAGGGGGCGGCCGAGGAGCATCAGGATGTGTGGTTGTTTCATGGATAA
- a CDS encoding FxsA family protein codes for MVKLLMLFIVVPATELALLIEVGRQIGTINTLLLIVATGVLGASLAGRQGVGVVRQIQTEMASGHLPGGAIFDGLLILIAGIVLMTPGILTDIAGFLCLIPATRRAIKATIIRRMEAAVQGGSFRVVVDQRMRQAATRPADDGQFPPSLP; via the coding sequence ATGGTCAAGTTGTTGATGTTGTTCATAGTGGTGCCCGCGACCGAGCTAGCGCTATTAATTGAAGTCGGACGGCAGATCGGCACAATAAACACTTTACTGCTCATCGTTGCGACCGGGGTGCTGGGTGCCTCGCTTGCTGGCCGACAAGGTGTAGGGGTGGTTCGGCAGATTCAGACAGAGATGGCCTCAGGTCACTTGCCGGGTGGTGCGATCTTTGATGGGCTGCTGATTCTCATAGCGGGCATCGTATTGATGACACCTGGAATCCTTACGGACATCGCCGGTTTCCTTTGTCTTATTCCTGCCACGCGACGGGCGATTAAAGCCACAATCATTAGGCGTATGGAAGCAGCCGTTCAAGGCGGAAGTTTTAGAGTTGTCGTCGATCAGCGAATGCGCCAGGCAGCTACCCGACCTGCCGATGATGGTCAATTTCCACCGTCCTTGCCATAG
- a CDS encoding glycerophosphodiester phosphodiesterase family protein — MPSRSVNQISPAQRLTPINILSKQHLHRLLSGAVAVLGLLSLATAQSDTKILIAHRGASAYAPEHTLAAYRLAIEQGADYVEQDLGVTRDGVLVCLHDDSLERTTNVREIFPGRFVEEQVNGRTRQRWRVRDLTLSEIKQLDAGSWFGAEFAGSQVPTWQEAIDLIRGSAGLFPELKSPDNYRSLGIDMPSLVIDLLRRNGLDTAGADDDTPVILQSFDDASLRRLADALPTLPRVFLIGTSDRPTLITDTRLREIATFATGIGPAKELLLAQPDLVRRAHALGLTVTPYTFRSSTSNSFESLETEMRHFLFTLGVDALFTDNPDRFPRQP; from the coding sequence ATGCCGTCCAGATCAGTAAACCAGATAAGTCCGGCACAAAGATTAACGCCGATCAATATCCTTTCCAAACAGCACCTGCATAGACTCCTGAGTGGTGCAGTCGCAGTCCTCGGATTACTTTCTCTGGCGACCGCCCAGTCGGACACCAAGATATTAATCGCCCACCGTGGTGCCTCTGCATACGCGCCGGAACATACCTTGGCAGCCTATCGACTCGCAATTGAGCAGGGTGCTGACTATGTTGAACAGGACCTGGGTGTCACGCGTGATGGCGTACTAGTCTGCCTCCATGACGACAGCCTTGAACGCACGACCAATGTCCGAGAAATCTTTCCTGGGCGATTCGTTGAGGAGCAGGTCAATGGGCGAACCCGCCAGCGATGGCGTGTTCGTGACCTAACATTGTCGGAAATAAAACAACTTGATGCCGGTAGTTGGTTCGGTGCGGAGTTTGCAGGCTCTCAAGTGCCGACATGGCAGGAAGCGATCGACCTCATCCGCGGTTCCGCCGGACTGTTTCCAGAGTTAAAGTCGCCGGATAATTACAGGTCACTTGGCATTGACATGCCTAGTCTGGTTATCGACCTTCTCCGGCGGAATGGACTCGACACTGCGGGCGCAGACGATGACACCCCCGTTATTTTACAATCGTTCGACGACGCCAGCCTGCGCCGTCTTGCCGACGCATTACCAACGTTGCCTCGAGTGTTTCTGATCGGCACCTCCGACCGACCCACCCTGATAACGGACACCCGCTTGCGTGAAATTGCAACATTCGCGACCGGCATCGGGCCAGCCAAGGAACTTCTCCTAGCACAACCCGACCTCGTCAGGCGCGCTCACGCCCTTGGACTGACCGTAACGCCCTATACGTTTCGCTCCTCCACCAGCAACAGCTTCGAGAGTCTCGAGACGGAAATGCGACACTTCCTGTTTACACTCGGCGTTGATGCATTGTTCACGGATAATCCAGACCGATTCCCACGTCAGCCCTAG
- a CDS encoding nuclear transport factor 2 family protein yields MFRLTFLILVITLALGKPATSQTTAAEDAQAVIDAVQIQLQWLGNRNVDALATTFTDHAVIVVSRQLDDGATNSVTPVAEWLDRTRANQDAAPFEERISNIQVTIDSGQLAHLRADFAIIVDGVTRSSGKDHFILIKEPDGWKVALLGYTNISSSQ; encoded by the coding sequence ATGTTTAGACTTACATTCCTCATTCTGGTCATCACCCTTGCCCTAGGCAAGCCTGCAACAAGCCAAACGACTGCCGCTGAAGACGCACAGGCGGTTATAGACGCTGTTCAAATCCAACTGCAATGGCTTGGCAACCGCAATGTGGATGCTCTCGCCACGACCTTCACAGACCACGCGGTTATCGTCGTGAGCCGCCAGCTCGACGATGGAGCCACCAATTCTGTTACCCCGGTCGCCGAATGGCTGGACCGCACTCGTGCCAATCAGGACGCTGCCCCGTTTGAAGAACGGATATCGAACATCCAAGTAACTATAGACAGCGGTCAACTGGCTCACCTACGTGCTGATTTCGCCATTATCGTTGACGGTGTTACCAGGTCATCCGGAAAAGATCATTTCATCTTGATTAAGGAGCCCGATGGCTGGAAGGTCGCTCTTCTTGGGTACACAAACATTTCATCATCTCAATAG